A stretch of the Ascaphus truei isolate aAscTru1 chromosome 4, aAscTru1.hap1, whole genome shotgun sequence genome encodes the following:
- the KBTBD11 gene encoding kelch repeat and BTB domain-containing protein 11 has translation MENSVPIACYPGDLNMNEGETGTFPKRACDYESAPEGRPGATGSAALLQHSPVDSSPHTETNGGFSGHREAEVQGDTRTSGVGSRWDTDNATSESEEEGEGRSPPGPREGEGSEHLLTAAEGSGEVGPGDPRGCQAGGDPPPPGEPDLVIEVSGGQRIRAHKSVLAAKSDYFRARSSRDILKVTGVSYPTLRLLLDYIYSARLEVRPDNVAEVIRAATLLQMPCAVQRAADSLRAQIALQNCYPVLCIAKKQRLSELKEAAYKFMSDHFLQVLRDPAVYGRLTGAERELILQRRAEGRQCLVVAEVNDAFERLSSSSRPQSRESSRPQSPSSVVSLEEDDGATPQVHCYSGSPGGWRPLTRLPEEANTKGCGVCVLHNYLFIAGGIRGSGDRARLSDRVSCYNPLTGSWDQARALSQPRSQLKLVALDGHLYAIGGECLFTVEKYDPRLDRWSPVAPLPKGAFAVAHEATTCNGEIYVSGGTLFYRLLKYDPRRDEWQECPYSSSSRRRSAGMVSHRGCIYRFDVSREHGLSVFTYNCMARHWSEGVSLLRPGPGPPPPLLPFRCTVMGGSIYCLNRAGTLRVPLPPERAGGEMGTCDPEHFPSPEEVKGVLYPFVLSLPEGKPVH, from the coding sequence ATGGAGAACTCGGTGCCCATCGCATGTTATCCAGGTGACTTGAATATGAATGAGGGGGAGACCGGGACTTTCCCCAAAAGGGCGTGTGACTACGAGAGTGCCCCTGAAGGGCGGCCGGGGGCGACTGGCAGCGccgcgctgcttcagcacagcccggtGGACAGCTCTCCTCACACAGAGACCAACGGGGGGTTCAGCGGGCACCGGGAAGCCGAGGTGCAGGGAGACACCAGGACTTCGGGGGTGGGGAGCCGGTGGGACACGGACAATGCCACGTCTGAATccgaagaggagggggagggaaggagcccACCCGGGCcccgggagggagaggggagcgagcATCTCCTCACAGCAGCTGAGGGAAGCGGGGAGGTGGGACCCGGAGACCCCCGGGGGTGTCAGGCAGGGGGCGACCCCCCGCCTCCCGGGGAGCCCGACCTGGTGATCGAGGTGAGCGGCGGGCAGCGGATCCGCGCCCACAAGTCCGTGCTGGCCGCGAAGAGCGACTACTTCCGGGCTAGGTCGTCCCGCGACATCCTGAAGGTCACGGGGGTCAGCTACCCGACGCTGCGGCTGCTGCTGGACTACATCTACAGCGCACGGCTGGAGGTGCGGCCGGACAACGTGGCGGAGGTGATCCGCGCGGCCACGCTGCTGCAGATGCCGTGCGCCGTGCAGCGCGCCGCGGACAGCCTGCGCGCCCAGATCGCGCTGCAGAACTGCTACCCGGTGCTGTGCATCGCCaagaagcagcggctcagcgaGCTGAAGGAGGCCGCCTACAAGTTCATGAGCGACCACTTCCTGCAGGTGCTGCGGGACCCCGCCGTGTACGGGAGGCTGACCGGGGCGGAGAGGGAGCTGATCTTGCAGCGCAGGGCGGAGGGCCGGCAGTGCCTGGTGGTGGCGGAGGTCAACGACGCGTTTGAACGCTTGAGCAGCAGCAGCCGGCCCCAGAGCCGGGAGAGCAGCCGGCCCCAGAGCCCTTCCTCGGTGGTGTCGCTGGAGGAAGACGACGGGGCGACCCCGCAGGTGCATTGCTACAGCGGCTCCCCGGGGGGCTGGAGGCCGCTGACCCGGCTGCCGGAGGAAGCCAACACCAAGGGCTGCGGGGTCTGCGTGCTGCACAACTACCTCTTCATCGCGGGCGGCATCcggggcagcggggaccgggcCCGGCTCTCCGACCGGGTCTCCTGCTACAACCCGCTGACcggctcctgggaccaggcccgcgCCCTGTCCCAGCCGCGCTCCCAGCTCAAGCTAGTAGCCCTGGACGGGCACCTGTACGCCATCGGGGGCGAATGTCTCTTCACGGTGGAGAAGTATGACCCCCGCCTGGACCGCTGGAGCCCGGTGGCACCCTTGCCCAAGGGCGCCTTTGCCGTGGCCCACGAAGCCACCACATGCAATGGGGAGATCTATGTGTCGGGGGGGACCCTTTTCTACCGCCTACTCAAGTACGACCCCCGGCGGGACGAGTGGCAGGAGTGCccctacagcagcagcagccgccgccGCTCCGCCGGCATGGTGTCCCACCGCGGCTGCATCTACCGCTTTGATGTGAGCCGGGAGCACGGGCTCAGCGTCTTCACGTACAACTGCATGGCCAGGCACTGGAGTGAGGGGGTCAGCCTGCTGCGGCCCGGGCCCGGCCCCCCGCCGCCGCTGCTGCCCTTCCGCTGCACGGTGATGGGGGGCAGCATCTACTGCTTGAACCGAGCCGGCACCCTGCGAGTCCCCCTACCCCCGGAGCGAGCCGGGGGGGAGATGGGCACCTGTGACCCAGAGCACTTCCCTTCCCCAGAAGAGGTCAAGGGGGTCCTCTACCCATTTGTGCTCTCCTTGCCCGAGGGGAAGCCAGTACATTAA